A genomic stretch from Theobroma cacao cultivar B97-61/B2 chromosome 4, Criollo_cocoa_genome_V2, whole genome shotgun sequence includes:
- the LOC18601005 gene encoding uncharacterized protein LOC18601005: protein MQPQIFSFLFLFFIGFASAGYLQNPDFESPPKSLTENTGSPFVTLNENNTIPGWTFQGTVQYVTAGQTIALPDNGHAVQLGQDGKINQTFTADADYTNYILTFTLAPGGQNCSANADVLVSGPDSQGIFSFKQHYGKEAWQSYGQHLGLGGQKEPINLVIESQGVESDDNSTCWPVIDSLLIKTIGTLVQGKDNLLLNGGFEFGPEFLSNSTEGILLDSALSPVLSPLRQWAVVGTIKYIDSKHFFVPHGNAAVEIVSGVSAGIQTDVTLTAGSAYSLEFTLGDANNACEGDFIVEVRAESVVQNFTVQSNGTGSAQKSSMKFEAGSRATRISFFSYTTSQTKDGIFCGPVVDDVLLLSSNCLRLAIKPNILISLLFLILIFW from the exons ATGCAGCCTCAAATATTTTCcttcctcttcctcttcttcattGGATTTGCTTCTGCAG GTTATCTTCAGAATCCGGATTTTGAATCCCCACCAAAGAGCCTGACTGAAAACACCGGTTCCCCTTTTGTTACGCTGAATGAAAACAACACAATCCCAGGATGGACATTCCAAGGGACAGTTCAGTATGTAACAGCTGGTCAAACCATAGCTTTGCCAGATAATGGACATGCCGTACAATTGGGTCAAGATGGCAAAATCAACCAGACTTTCACAGCCGATGCTGATTACACGAATTATATACTCACATTCACTCTAGCTCCAGGCGGTCAGAATTGTTCTGCCAATGCTGATGTACTAGTGTCAGGACCAGACAGTCAGGGGATCTTCTCTTTCAAGCAGCATTATGGCAAGGAAGCATGGCAGAGCTATGGGCAGCACTTGGGCCTCGGCGGTCAGAAGGAACCCATCAACCTTGTCATTGAAAGCCAAGGAGTAGAATCTGATGACAACTCCACTTGTTGGCCAGTGATCGACTCATTACTTATCAAAACAATCGGAACACTGGTTCAAGGCAAAG ATAACTTGCTGCTGAACGGAGGGTTTGAATTTGGCCCAGAATTTTTAAGCAATTCTACCGAAGGGATTCTGCTTGATTCAGCATTAAGTCCTGTTCTGTCTCCATTAAGACAATGGGCAGTCGTAGGAACAATCAAATACATAGACTCCAAGCACTTCTTTGTGCCCCATGGCAATGCTGCAGTGGAGATTGTCTCAGGTGTTTCAGCTGGCATACAGACTGATGTAACACTCACAGCAGGTTCTGCATATAGTTTGGAGTTCACACTAGGAGATGCCAACAATGCCTGTGAGGGCGATTTTATAGTAGAAGTTCGAGCTGAATCAGTAGTTCAGAATTTTACAGTACAGAGCAATGGGACAGGATCAGCCCAGAAATCTTCCATGAAGTTTGAGGCAGGATCGCGTGCAACGCGTATCAGTTTCTTCAGCTACACAACAAGTCAGACAAAAGATGGCATCTTCTGCGGCCCTGTGGTTGATGATGTACTGTTGCTTTCCTCCAATTGCCTGAGACTGGCAATCAAGCCGAACATTTTGATTTCTCTGTTATTTCTCATACTCATTTTTTGGTAA
- the LOC18601006 gene encoding protease HtpX homolog: protein MASLVLSSLCFFPSQKPCFLTSSLRFSFGAPTGSRSGGPLSVGFGSVEKRNGRIKVSVYSRASPLVFRDLDADDFRHPLDKQNTLLLRAIPGLNELGKALLGTMTEQIMLLENIGTSVRVSKDQLPELHKMMVEASGILNIEAPDLYVRQSPVPNAYTLAISGKKPFVIIHTSLVELLSRKELQAVLAHELGHLKCDHGVWLTFANLLTLGAYTVPGLGGFIARSLEEQLFRWLRAAELTCDRAALLVAQDPKVVISVLMKLAGGCPSMADQLNVDAFLDQARSYDKASSSPVGWYIRNAQTRQLSHPLPVLRAREIDEWSRSHEYRSLLKRATQMGVVEKV, encoded by the exons ATGGCTTCTTTggttctttcttctctctgtTTCTTCCCTTCTCAAAAGCCTTGTTTCCTTACTTCCTCGCTCCGTTTCAGCTTCGGAGCTCCGACGGGTTCCAGGTCCGGTGGTCCATTATCCGTCGGCTTTGGATCGGTCGAGAAGAGAAATGGAAGAATTAAGGTTTCTGTTTACTCCAGAGCTTCTCCTCTCGTGTTTCGTGACCTCGACGCTGATGATTTCCGGCATCCGCTCGATAAGCAG AATACGCTGCTACTGAGAGCGATTCCAGGGCTTAACGAACTAGGGAAAGCTTTACTAG GAACCATGACAGAGCAAATTATGCTTCTTGAGAATATAGGGACTTCGGTTCGTGTTTCAAAAGACCAG CTTCCGGAACTTCATAAAATGATGGTTGAGGCCTCGGGGATATTGAATATTGAGGCTCCCGATCTCTATGTTCGTCAGAGCCCAGTTCCGAATGCTTATACATTGGCTATAAGTGGTAAAAAACCGTTTGTTATCATTCACACTAGTCTTGTGGAACTTCTCTCACGAAAGGAATTACAG GCTGTTTTGGCTCATGAGTTGGGTCATCTCAAATGCGATCATGGTGTGTGGCTTACCTTTGCCAATCTACTCACTCTTGGAGCATATACTGTACCTG GACTTGGTGGCTTTATAGCTCGGAGTTTAGAAGAACAGTTATTCCGTTGGCTTCGAGCAGCAGAGCTAACTTGTGATCGTGCAGCCCTTCTTGTTGCACAAGATCCCAAG GTTGTCATCTCTGTTTTGATGAAATTAGCTGGTGGCTGCCCATCTATGGCTGATCAGCTAAATGTGGATGCCTTTTTGGATCAAGCTCGCTCTTATGATAAGGCTTCTTCAAGCCCAGTTGGATGGTATATAAG AAATGCTCAAACGAGACAACTTTCACATCCTCTGCCTGTTCTACGTGCTCGTGAGATTGATGAGTGGTCAAGAAGTCACGAATACAGAAGTCTTCTTAAACGTGCAACTCAGATGGGCGTTGTAGAAAAAGTATAG